Proteins encoded within one genomic window of Cucumis sativus cultivar 9930 chromosome 3, Cucumber_9930_V3, whole genome shotgun sequence:
- the LOC101217286 gene encoding probable polyamine transporter At1g31830 isoform X6 — protein MKLRTSPARQASVSMGEINRAEYVSVGESPSPPVVSNAKKVSVLPLVFLIFYEVSGGPFGVEDSVGAAGPLLALLGFLVFPLIWSIPEALITAEMGTMFPENGGYVVWVSSALGPFWGFQQGWMKWLSGVIDNALYPVLFLDYLKSEIPALGGGLPRVAAVLALTVILTYMNYRGLTIVGWVAVILGVFSILPFAVMGLVSIPKLRPARWVVVNLKDVDWNLYLNTLFWNLNYWDSISTLAGEVENPNKTLPKALFYALILVVLSYFLPLLSGTGAIALNRELWTDGYFSDVAKIIGGAWLGWWIQGAAAMSNMGMFVAEMSSDSFQLLGMAERGMLPEFFSKRSRHGTPLIGILFSASGVVLLSWLSFQEIVAAENFLYCFGMILEFLAFIKLRIKHPAASRPYKIPVGTAGSILMCIPPTILICIVLALSTVKVMIVSLAAVAIGLLLQPGLKYVEKKRWLKFSVSADLPDLHFANRDRPDTLVY, from the exons ATG AAATTGAGGACTTCGCCAGCCAGACAAGCTTCTGTTTCAATGGGAGAGATAAATCGTGCAGAGTACGTTTCGGTTGGCGAATCACCTTCTCCTCCAGTCGTCAGTAATGCAAAGAAAGTTTCTGTATTACCACTTGtgtttctcattttctatGAGGTTTCAGGGGGTCCATTTGGAGTTGAGGATAGTGTTGGGGCAGCTGGTCCTTTGTTGGCTCTTCTTGGATTCTTGGTTTTTCCACTTATATGGAGTATTCCTGAGGCATTGATTACTGCTGAGATGGGGACTATGTTCCCCGAAAATGGTGGTTATGTTGTTTGGGTTTCTTCTGCATTAGGTCCATTTTGGGGATTTCAACAGGGTTGGATGAAATGGCTTAGTGGAGTTATTGATAATGCTTTATATCCTGTCTTGTTTCTTGATTATTTGAAGTCAGAGATCCCAGCTCTTGGTGGAGGTCTTCCAAGAGTTGCTGCAGTCTTGGCTTTGACAGTGATCCTCACTTACATGAATTATAGAGGATTAACAATTGTTGGTTGGGTTGCTGTAATCCTTGGTGTTTTCTCAATCCTTCCTTTTGCAGTTATGGGACTTGTGTCTATTCCCAAGCTACGGCCGGCTAGATGGGTTGTAGTGAACCTAAAGGATGTTGACTGGAATCTGTATTTGAACACtcttttttggaatttgaattATTGGGATTCTATTAGCACATTGGCTGGAGAAGTGGAAAATCCAAACAAAACCCTCCCCAAAGCACTTTTTTATGCCTTGATTTTGGTTGTTCTTAGTTACTTTTTGCCTCTTTTAAGTGGGACAGGAGCCATTGCGCTTAATCGCGAACTGTGGACCGATGGCTATTTCTCTGATGTTGCTAAAATTATTGGAGGGGCTTGGTTGGGTTGGTGGATCCAAGGGGCTGCTGCAATGTCGAATATGGGAATGTTTGTGGCTGAGATGAGCAGCGATTCTTTCCAACTTCTTGGAATGGCAGAACGTGGTATGTTACCAGAGTTCTTCAGCAAACGATCTCGTCATGGGACACCATTGATTGGGATACTATTCTCAGCCTCAGGTGTTGTTTTGCTTTCTTGGTTAAGCTTTCAAGAAATTGTGGCGGCAGAAAACTTCTTGTACTGCTTTGGAATGATTCTGGAATTCTTAGCTTTTATCAAGCTAAGGATTAAACATCCAGCTGCATCTCGGCCATACAAGATTCCTGTGGGAACCGCTGGATCAATCCTGATGTGTATTCCTCCAACAATATTAATATGCATAGTGTTGGCTCTTTCAACAGTAAAAGTGATGATTGTGAGTCTAGCCGCTGTGGCAATTGGCTTATTGTTGCAGCCCGGTCTCAAGTATGTTGAAAAGAAGAGATGGCTCAAATTCTCTGTTAGTGCTGACCTCCCTGATCTCCATTTTGCCAACCGAGACCGGCCAGACACCTTAGTATATTAA
- the LOC101217286 gene encoding probable polyamine transporter At1g31830 isoform X3: MKAHQQEPRISASQIHSTEFEQKEFQPQSIAAAPHCNGAKEEPLIVSDSDHQKLRTSPARQASVSMGEINRAEYVSVGESPSPPVVSNAKKVSVLPLVFLIFYEVSGGPFGVEDSVGAAGPLLALLGFLVFPLIWSIPEALITAEMGTMFPENGGYVVWVSSALGPFWGFQQGWMKWLSGVIDNALYPVLFLDYLKSEIPALGGGLPRVAAVLALTVILTYMNYRGLTIVGWVAVILGVFSILPFAVMGLVSIPKLRPARWVVVNLKDVDWNLYLNTLFWNLNYWDSISTLAGEVENPNKTLPKALFYALILVVLSYFLPLLSGTGAIALNRELWTDGYFSDVAKIIGGAWLGWWIQGAAAMSNMGMFVAEMSSDSFQLLGMAERGMLPEFFSKRSRHGTPLIGILFSASGVVLLSWLSFQEIVAAENFLYCFGMILEFLAFIKLRIKHPAASRPYKIPVGTAGSILMCIPPTILICIVLALSTVKVMIVSLAAVAIGLLLQPGLKYVEKKRWLKFSVSADLPDLHFANRDRPDTLVY, translated from the coding sequence AAATTGAGGACTTCGCCAGCCAGACAAGCTTCTGTTTCAATGGGAGAGATAAATCGTGCAGAGTACGTTTCGGTTGGCGAATCACCTTCTCCTCCAGTCGTCAGTAATGCAAAGAAAGTTTCTGTATTACCACTTGtgtttctcattttctatGAGGTTTCAGGGGGTCCATTTGGAGTTGAGGATAGTGTTGGGGCAGCTGGTCCTTTGTTGGCTCTTCTTGGATTCTTGGTTTTTCCACTTATATGGAGTATTCCTGAGGCATTGATTACTGCTGAGATGGGGACTATGTTCCCCGAAAATGGTGGTTATGTTGTTTGGGTTTCTTCTGCATTAGGTCCATTTTGGGGATTTCAACAGGGTTGGATGAAATGGCTTAGTGGAGTTATTGATAATGCTTTATATCCTGTCTTGTTTCTTGATTATTTGAAGTCAGAGATCCCAGCTCTTGGTGGAGGTCTTCCAAGAGTTGCTGCAGTCTTGGCTTTGACAGTGATCCTCACTTACATGAATTATAGAGGATTAACAATTGTTGGTTGGGTTGCTGTAATCCTTGGTGTTTTCTCAATCCTTCCTTTTGCAGTTATGGGACTTGTGTCTATTCCCAAGCTACGGCCGGCTAGATGGGTTGTAGTGAACCTAAAGGATGTTGACTGGAATCTGTATTTGAACACtcttttttggaatttgaattATTGGGATTCTATTAGCACATTGGCTGGAGAAGTGGAAAATCCAAACAAAACCCTCCCCAAAGCACTTTTTTATGCCTTGATTTTGGTTGTTCTTAGTTACTTTTTGCCTCTTTTAAGTGGGACAGGAGCCATTGCGCTTAATCGCGAACTGTGGACCGATGGCTATTTCTCTGATGTTGCTAAAATTATTGGAGGGGCTTGGTTGGGTTGGTGGATCCAAGGGGCTGCTGCAATGTCGAATATGGGAATGTTTGTGGCTGAGATGAGCAGCGATTCTTTCCAACTTCTTGGAATGGCAGAACGTGGTATGTTACCAGAGTTCTTCAGCAAACGATCTCGTCATGGGACACCATTGATTGGGATACTATTCTCAGCCTCAGGTGTTGTTTTGCTTTCTTGGTTAAGCTTTCAAGAAATTGTGGCGGCAGAAAACTTCTTGTACTGCTTTGGAATGATTCTGGAATTCTTAGCTTTTATCAAGCTAAGGATTAAACATCCAGCTGCATCTCGGCCATACAAGATTCCTGTGGGAACCGCTGGATCAATCCTGATGTGTATTCCTCCAACAATATTAATATGCATAGTGTTGGCTCTTTCAACAGTAAAAGTGATGATTGTGAGTCTAGCCGCTGTGGCAATTGGCTTATTGTTGCAGCCCGGTCTCAAGTATGTTGAAAAGAAGAGATGGCTCAAATTCTCTGTTAGTGCTGACCTCCCTGATCTCCATTTTGCCAACCGAGACCGGCCAGACACCTTAGTATATTAA
- the LOC101217286 gene encoding probable polyamine transporter At1g31830 isoform X4, producing the protein MAHQQEPRISASQIHSTEFEQKEFQPQSIAAAPHCNGAKEEPLIVSDSDHQKLRTSPARQASVSMGEINRAEYVSVGESPSPPVVSNAKKVSVLPLVFLIFYEVSGGPFGVEDSVGAAGPLLALLGFLVFPLIWSIPEALITAEMGTMFPENGGYVVWVSSALGPFWGFQQGWMKWLSGVIDNALYPVLFLDYLKSEIPALGGGLPRVAAVLALTVILTYMNYRGLTIVGWVAVILGVFSILPFAVMGLVSIPKLRPARWVVVNLKDVDWNLYLNTLFWNLNYWDSISTLAGEVENPNKTLPKALFYALILVVLSYFLPLLSGTGAIALNRELWTDGYFSDVAKIIGGAWLGWWIQGAAAMSNMGMFVAEMSSDSFQLLGMAERGMLPEFFSKRSRHGTPLIGILFSASGVVLLSWLSFQEIVAAENFLYCFGMILEFLAFIKLRIKHPAASRPYKIPVGTAGSILMCIPPTILICIVLALSTVKVMIVSLAAVAIGLLLQPGLKYVEKKRWLKFSVSADLPDLHFANRDRPDTLVY; encoded by the coding sequence AAATTGAGGACTTCGCCAGCCAGACAAGCTTCTGTTTCAATGGGAGAGATAAATCGTGCAGAGTACGTTTCGGTTGGCGAATCACCTTCTCCTCCAGTCGTCAGTAATGCAAAGAAAGTTTCTGTATTACCACTTGtgtttctcattttctatGAGGTTTCAGGGGGTCCATTTGGAGTTGAGGATAGTGTTGGGGCAGCTGGTCCTTTGTTGGCTCTTCTTGGATTCTTGGTTTTTCCACTTATATGGAGTATTCCTGAGGCATTGATTACTGCTGAGATGGGGACTATGTTCCCCGAAAATGGTGGTTATGTTGTTTGGGTTTCTTCTGCATTAGGTCCATTTTGGGGATTTCAACAGGGTTGGATGAAATGGCTTAGTGGAGTTATTGATAATGCTTTATATCCTGTCTTGTTTCTTGATTATTTGAAGTCAGAGATCCCAGCTCTTGGTGGAGGTCTTCCAAGAGTTGCTGCAGTCTTGGCTTTGACAGTGATCCTCACTTACATGAATTATAGAGGATTAACAATTGTTGGTTGGGTTGCTGTAATCCTTGGTGTTTTCTCAATCCTTCCTTTTGCAGTTATGGGACTTGTGTCTATTCCCAAGCTACGGCCGGCTAGATGGGTTGTAGTGAACCTAAAGGATGTTGACTGGAATCTGTATTTGAACACtcttttttggaatttgaattATTGGGATTCTATTAGCACATTGGCTGGAGAAGTGGAAAATCCAAACAAAACCCTCCCCAAAGCACTTTTTTATGCCTTGATTTTGGTTGTTCTTAGTTACTTTTTGCCTCTTTTAAGTGGGACAGGAGCCATTGCGCTTAATCGCGAACTGTGGACCGATGGCTATTTCTCTGATGTTGCTAAAATTATTGGAGGGGCTTGGTTGGGTTGGTGGATCCAAGGGGCTGCTGCAATGTCGAATATGGGAATGTTTGTGGCTGAGATGAGCAGCGATTCTTTCCAACTTCTTGGAATGGCAGAACGTGGTATGTTACCAGAGTTCTTCAGCAAACGATCTCGTCATGGGACACCATTGATTGGGATACTATTCTCAGCCTCAGGTGTTGTTTTGCTTTCTTGGTTAAGCTTTCAAGAAATTGTGGCGGCAGAAAACTTCTTGTACTGCTTTGGAATGATTCTGGAATTCTTAGCTTTTATCAAGCTAAGGATTAAACATCCAGCTGCATCTCGGCCATACAAGATTCCTGTGGGAACCGCTGGATCAATCCTGATGTGTATTCCTCCAACAATATTAATATGCATAGTGTTGGCTCTTTCAACAGTAAAAGTGATGATTGTGAGTCTAGCCGCTGTGGCAATTGGCTTATTGTTGCAGCCCGGTCTCAAGTATGTTGAAAAGAAGAGATGGCTCAAATTCTCTGTTAGTGCTGACCTCCCTGATCTCCATTTTGCCAACCGAGACCGGCCAGACACCTTAGTATATTAA
- the LOC101217286 gene encoding probable polyamine transporter At1g31830 isoform X5, with product MEPRISASQIHSTEFEQKEFQPQSIAAAPHCNGAKEEPLIVSDSDHQKLRTSPARQASVSMGEINRAEYVSVGESPSPPVVSNAKKVSVLPLVFLIFYEVSGGPFGVEDSVGAAGPLLALLGFLVFPLIWSIPEALITAEMGTMFPENGGYVVWVSSALGPFWGFQQGWMKWLSGVIDNALYPVLFLDYLKSEIPALGGGLPRVAAVLALTVILTYMNYRGLTIVGWVAVILGVFSILPFAVMGLVSIPKLRPARWVVVNLKDVDWNLYLNTLFWNLNYWDSISTLAGEVENPNKTLPKALFYALILVVLSYFLPLLSGTGAIALNRELWTDGYFSDVAKIIGGAWLGWWIQGAAAMSNMGMFVAEMSSDSFQLLGMAERGMLPEFFSKRSRHGTPLIGILFSASGVVLLSWLSFQEIVAAENFLYCFGMILEFLAFIKLRIKHPAASRPYKIPVGTAGSILMCIPPTILICIVLALSTVKVMIVSLAAVAIGLLLQPGLKYVEKKRWLKFSVSADLPDLHFANRDRPDTLVY from the coding sequence AAATTGAGGACTTCGCCAGCCAGACAAGCTTCTGTTTCAATGGGAGAGATAAATCGTGCAGAGTACGTTTCGGTTGGCGAATCACCTTCTCCTCCAGTCGTCAGTAATGCAAAGAAAGTTTCTGTATTACCACTTGtgtttctcattttctatGAGGTTTCAGGGGGTCCATTTGGAGTTGAGGATAGTGTTGGGGCAGCTGGTCCTTTGTTGGCTCTTCTTGGATTCTTGGTTTTTCCACTTATATGGAGTATTCCTGAGGCATTGATTACTGCTGAGATGGGGACTATGTTCCCCGAAAATGGTGGTTATGTTGTTTGGGTTTCTTCTGCATTAGGTCCATTTTGGGGATTTCAACAGGGTTGGATGAAATGGCTTAGTGGAGTTATTGATAATGCTTTATATCCTGTCTTGTTTCTTGATTATTTGAAGTCAGAGATCCCAGCTCTTGGTGGAGGTCTTCCAAGAGTTGCTGCAGTCTTGGCTTTGACAGTGATCCTCACTTACATGAATTATAGAGGATTAACAATTGTTGGTTGGGTTGCTGTAATCCTTGGTGTTTTCTCAATCCTTCCTTTTGCAGTTATGGGACTTGTGTCTATTCCCAAGCTACGGCCGGCTAGATGGGTTGTAGTGAACCTAAAGGATGTTGACTGGAATCTGTATTTGAACACtcttttttggaatttgaattATTGGGATTCTATTAGCACATTGGCTGGAGAAGTGGAAAATCCAAACAAAACCCTCCCCAAAGCACTTTTTTATGCCTTGATTTTGGTTGTTCTTAGTTACTTTTTGCCTCTTTTAAGTGGGACAGGAGCCATTGCGCTTAATCGCGAACTGTGGACCGATGGCTATTTCTCTGATGTTGCTAAAATTATTGGAGGGGCTTGGTTGGGTTGGTGGATCCAAGGGGCTGCTGCAATGTCGAATATGGGAATGTTTGTGGCTGAGATGAGCAGCGATTCTTTCCAACTTCTTGGAATGGCAGAACGTGGTATGTTACCAGAGTTCTTCAGCAAACGATCTCGTCATGGGACACCATTGATTGGGATACTATTCTCAGCCTCAGGTGTTGTTTTGCTTTCTTGGTTAAGCTTTCAAGAAATTGTGGCGGCAGAAAACTTCTTGTACTGCTTTGGAATGATTCTGGAATTCTTAGCTTTTATCAAGCTAAGGATTAAACATCCAGCTGCATCTCGGCCATACAAGATTCCTGTGGGAACCGCTGGATCAATCCTGATGTGTATTCCTCCAACAATATTAATATGCATAGTGTTGGCTCTTTCAACAGTAAAAGTGATGATTGTGAGTCTAGCCGCTGTGGCAATTGGCTTATTGTTGCAGCCCGGTCTCAAGTATGTTGAAAAGAAGAGATGGCTCAAATTCTCTGTTAGTGCTGACCTCCCTGATCTCCATTTTGCCAACCGAGACCGGCCAGACACCTTAGTATATTAA